From the genome of Papaver somniferum cultivar HN1 chromosome 2, ASM357369v1, whole genome shotgun sequence, one region includes:
- the LOC113354040 gene encoding transcriptional regulator SUPERMAN-like gives MVESSKQKMERTLINKNNNSNKVKETWEYNRSYSYGKETLGNKFSWPPRPYTCSFCKREFRSAQALGGHMNIHRRDRARLNQSIPWDINQYQHANFISTNPNFHPSSSTAAAFTNHHFPPAAYPSTIAYPLPSSTTPPSITACSSSTPPSTEDNIRIKSFISSSSFSQLSSTKGQENANNSTTTTLPMMDMLSEVGDRHQLEDFMNENYNHHHYCGSNNNMKIYGENVRLDLEIGLCCEDDLDLELRLGFSS, from the exons ATG GTTGAATCGTCAAAACAAAAAATGGAGAGAACCCTcatcaacaagaacaacaacagcaacaaagtTAAGGAAACATGGGAATACAACAGAAGTTATAGTTATGGGAAAGAAACTTTAGGCAATAAGTTCTCATGGCCACCAAGACCTTACACATGTAGTTTCTGTAAAAGGGAATTTAGATCTGCTCAAGCTCTTGGAGGGCATATGAATATTCATAGGAGAGATAGAGCTAGGTTGAACCAATCAATTCCTTGGGACATTAACCAATATCAGCATGCTAACTTCATTagcacaaaccctaattttcacccATCATCCTCTACTGCTGCTGCTTTCACTAATCACCATTTTCCACCTGCAGCCTACCCTTCTACAATTGCTTACCCGCTGCCTAGTAGTACTACTCCTCCATCTATCACTGCTTGTTCGTCATCAACACCACCTTCTACTGAGGACAATATTAGGATAAAATCATTTATAAGTTCATCTTCTTTCAGTCAGTTGTCGAGCACGAAAGGCCAGGAGAATGCAAATAACAGCACCACAACTACTTTACCTATGATGGATATGTTGTCGGAAGTTGGAGACAGACATCAGCTTGAGGATTTTATGAATGAGAATTACAATCACCACCATTACTGTGGAAGCAACAACAACATGAAGATTTATGGTGAAAATGTTAGGCTCGATTTGGAGATTGGCTTGTGCTGTGAAGATGACTTAGATTTGGAGCTGAGGCTTGGGTTTTCTTCATAA